Proteins from a genomic interval of Alteromonas macleodii ATCC 27126:
- a CDS encoding restriction endonuclease subunit S — MSYKKSVPSLRFKQFKNLWERKVFGSGVEPYIERVDSSTDLPVYSSSRAGLLAQESYFSNRRVTNEGEYGIVPYGYFVYRHMSDDLTFMFNINDVSPKIAVSKEYPVFCVRDWDARFIRYKLNYSNDFKKFAATQKLGGTRTRLYFKNLCLWETLIPNIREQQKIADFLSAVDEKITLLKEKYALLQQYKKGVVQKLFSQENRFKDDDGQAFPDWIELPFAECFERVTRKNKIDNRNVLTISAQHGLINQEKYFNKSVAAANLTGYYLLDKGEFAYNKSYSKGYPMGAIKRLNNYDLGVVSTLYICFKSKHEQIDEFWEQFFEGGMLNRQISKIAQEGARNHGLLNISVTEFFEDIKVMVPSIEEQRKIANFLQALDKKLDAVQQQIDLTQTFKKGLLQQMFV, encoded by the coding sequence ATGAGCTATAAAAAGTCCGTCCCATCATTGAGATTCAAACAATTTAAAAATTTGTGGGAACGGAAAGTTTTCGGCAGTGGCGTCGAACCGTATATAGAGAGAGTCGATTCCTCAACAGACTTACCAGTTTATTCGTCATCAAGAGCGGGGCTTTTGGCTCAGGAAAGTTATTTCTCTAATCGTCGTGTTACCAACGAGGGGGAGTACGGAATTGTACCATACGGTTACTTCGTCTATCGCCACATGAGTGATGATCTCACATTTATGTTTAATATAAATGATGTCTCGCCCAAAATTGCCGTAAGCAAGGAGTATCCCGTTTTTTGCGTAAGAGACTGGGATGCCAGATTCATACGCTACAAATTAAATTATTCCAATGATTTTAAAAAATTTGCAGCAACTCAAAAGCTGGGAGGGACTAGAACTCGACTTTACTTCAAAAATCTCTGCCTTTGGGAAACCTTGATCCCGAATATAAGAGAGCAACAGAAAATAGCAGACTTTCTGTCGGCAGTAGATGAAAAAATCACTCTTCTCAAAGAAAAGTATGCGCTGCTCCAGCAATACAAAAAAGGGGTAGTGCAGAAGCTGTTCAGCCAAGAGAACCGCTTTAAAGACGACGACGGCCAAGCGTTTCCTGATTGGATCGAGCTACCTTTCGCAGAATGTTTTGAAAGAGTTACTCGTAAAAACAAAATAGATAATCGAAATGTACTGACAATCTCCGCTCAACACGGTCTTATTAATCAAGAGAAGTATTTTAATAAATCGGTTGCGGCAGCCAACTTAACTGGTTATTACCTTTTAGACAAAGGCGAGTTTGCCTACAACAAAAGCTATTCGAAGGGCTATCCAATGGGGGCGATTAAGCGTCTCAATAATTATGACCTAGGAGTAGTTTCCACTCTGTATATTTGCTTTAAATCTAAGCACGAACAAATTGATGAATTTTGGGAGCAGTTTTTTGAAGGGGGGATGCTCAATCGGCAAATCAGTAAAATAGCTCAGGAAGGTGCTCGCAATCATGGGCTCTTAAATATAAGTGTGACCGAATTTTTTGAGGATATAAAGGTAATGGTTCCCTCAATAGAAGAACAAAGAAAAATTGCTAATTTCTTACAAGCATTAGACAAAAAATTAGACGCCGTTCAGCAACAAATCGACCTTACCCAAACCTTCAAAAAAGGCCTGTTACAACAGATGTTTGTGTAG